acatgtcagcacctcaggagtaaatgtcagttggcttttcatagccgatcattcagagtatctctcccgctcctgctgtctctagagagttgaaaacagcaggtctgggacaggtaggacATCTTGTGTGAACTTGTTGAACTGAAACCTGCTGATATTGAACTTGATTCAGATACCATTTCCACCCAAAAGGTGGCGTCATGAAACTACCAGCAGCAAATGAGGCACTGGTACCGGTAAATCAGGTGTATTTTCTTGACATAATGCATTCTTGCCAAGTGTTAGTATTCACACAATAGTTAGTATTCACACAATACTAAAACAATTTTCGTATCTGAATAAGGGGTCTGTTATCCAAATGTTGCATGTTGAAAATGCGGAACAAAACCATTAGAAAGGCCAGTCGCACCCTATGTGACCTGGCCTATGTAGGCTAGCATTGATAGAATCGGCACACACCAAACCATCATTCTTTTGTTTTAGACATACTGACGTCTTAAAGAACAAGCATTATTTTCTTGAAGTCGAATAAGACAATAATGCGTGTCTGTATAGTGATCTGACAAGGTTGCGCAAGTCTCCATagaaggttcaattaaaaaaaaaagtaattttatttaacctggcaagtcagttaagaacgatcACGACCGGGTGTGATACAGcacgggatcgaaccagggtctgtagtgacgcctctagcactgagatgcagtgcattagccTTACACCACTGCGCCATTCGGGAGCAAATAGGGCAACGTGTTCATGCACGAGTgtttaatttgcataattggaATAGCCAATACTATTGCGTGATGTGTGTTATCTGCAGGTCAATGCGATCAAGGCCGGGTGAACGCTTTGGGGGACATGTTTTTGTTTAGGAATGGGTAAGCGAGTGGTCTCATCCTGCGCTCATGCGGAGGTGGGGTGTGCCCTCAGGGCGTCATAGTATTTCAGCAGAGGACAGAGCAGCATTTTGGAGACAGTCCGTTATTTAGACAGTCACACAGTGGTCCACAGTTGAGCAGGTTGAGACAAACGGGTAGACTATAAGTTTCAACGATATATTATTCTTTATATACCGCTTTTCTCATGTGGGTCTAAGTCGTAGACGTCTGTCTATTTCCAAAGTTTGAACCCGTGACTGGTGGATATTTTACGAACATATTTCGCAAAGTGGAAAAATGCCTCGGTCTTTCTTGGTCAAAAAGTATTTCGCGAATAAAAAACCCAACTATAGTGAACTGGAGTGTCAAAATGGTGAGTAGCTTTACTTTATTTATTCATTGTATGAAGTAGAATGCATTACATAAATACTTAAAACATTACAGAATAGGTAACCGTCTGTTTTCTCTATTATTCTTCCTTACAATAAACCTCTGGGGATATGTTTTACTTGATCCACTTTTACTTGTGTTGCCCAAACATAAACTGTCTCCACGTTGGCAACCTGTACAAATCATATTCGATTTTTTCAAGTAGGCtcgttatataaaaaaaatatagttCCCCCTAAACTGCACAGAGCTGCAATAAATTTTTTTCTACCCCATGTGAATACGTGGGAGGAAATGGCCCATGATATCTCAGCTTGGTTGAATCTCTAATGTTTCTGGTGTAAAATGCTCTGGAATTTTATAAAGATATCACAGAGAAACCTGACAGGCAGTTAGTTGTTGCTTTACAAGTTGAAAATATATGACCTATCCAAACTTCATGTTCTCTATTCATTATGTTGTGTTCCAGTTACATTAATTATATGTCCATGATGAAAACGTCTCAGTATCTGTCAGCTGTGCTGTAAATGTATCTCTATAACCTAACCCTCTTCCTCATCCCTCAGCCACCTCACTGGAGAGGTACCCACTAGCTGAGCTTCCAGCAGGGGACAATAACTTAGCTGCCACCTGTTACACAACAGGACTGGTATGGGACGTGAGCTTCCTTCCAGCCCTCTACGTCCCCACATCCCCCACTGATGCCCCTCCCACCCCCGGTCCCCTGGACCTCAGCTCCCCATCCAGTCTCAGCAGCAGTGCCAGTAGCagtggggaggaggatgaggggcgCACCTCTGACCCACCCAGCCCCGAGCCCACAGACACCTACCACCCCCCCCAGCGCCCCAAACGCACAGGCATCAAGAGCCATGGGGCCCTGGCCGAGGACGAGAGAGTGGCCCCAGTCACTGCAGCAAGGCCAGCCTTCTTCTGCAAGCACTGCCCTAAAGAGTACACCAGCCTGGGGGCGCTGAAGATGCATATCCGCTCGCACACACTACCCTGTGTCTGCCCCACCTGCGGGAAAGCCTTCTCCAGGCCCTGGCTGCTGCGCGGCCACATtcgcacacacacaggtaagaACTCCTACACTTTCCATTGGATATTACTTTGGTAGAAGGCAGGGGCAATTATTCAGTTAATTAGATCAACACCTGCAGTTTGACCAACAAGCCCAAAGGGCTTTGTATTGATCACTCATTGTGTTCTACCACACTGTAACAATGACTCCCTGAGAATTATCTTATCATTGGCTACTCTGTGAGACAACAGAATGCATGATAACATTGTGATGAAGGGGACAAAGAACATAAGGAATCTTTCAGCTTTCAAAAGGCCCACTTACTACCAGCAGCAACTTGAAAGTAGTAATCTAATTTGGCACTGATTTAATCATGTTAATTCAAGTGTGGTCCTGATCCTGACACCAGATTCATATTACCATTTAAATGAGCTGTATTCACTGAGGTGTTAATTAACCCCTCTGGTGAGCTCCGAGACAGCCAAATTGATGTGGTTGTGTGTATTGCTAATCAAAGCGAAGGTTCACAGAATCCGTCTCATACACAGGCTtacatgttttaaatgtgttcctttatttaactaggcaagtcagttaagaacaaattcttgatttagaatgacggcctaccgggaagCAGTGTGtgaactgtcttgttcagggggcagaacgacagctttttaccttgtcagctcggtgattcaatccagcaacctttcgggttactggcccaacgctctaaccactaggctacctgccaccctgaaACATCACATAGTTAGTGTCATGCATCTCAATCCAATGCTCCTCCAACCATCTCCTCCTTCTCAGGTGAGCGGCCGTTCTCCTGCCAACACTGTAACCGTGCCTTCGCCGACCGCTCCAACCTGCGGGCGCACCTGCAGACCCACGCTGAGGTGAAGAAGTACCAGTGTGGTGTGTGTTCCCGTACCTTCAGCCGCATGTCCCTCCTCCAGAAACACAGCGCTGTCAGCTGCTCCACCTCTTCCACAGCATGAGCAGGATTGGGCCATGGAGTTTTCCCCACAGAGACCTCAGGGCGGTAGGGGAGTCTACAGACTCATATCACCAGCAAGACCAGAGGAGCCTGAACCAATCTGCCAACAGAGACCATGAACTCACCGTTAACTGGTAGGAGAGGAAGTTGACCCTGACTCGTATCTCTTTGGATGGAACTTCCACAGCCATCTCAGTTTCAATCTCATTTAAAGAAGAATAAGAACATTTTTCAAACTCCTCCCATTTCAAGTCTGGTAGATGTATTGGACTGTAAGTAACTCTGTACTCCTGCCATTCTCCCAGTCCCAACTTAGTTTTTTCCTCATATACAGTAGTGGATTCATGAGGGTTAGTGGTGCCATTGTTTTTGTCTATGGCCAGACAAGTTCAGGATCATCGTGGCCTAGACACAGCTGCTGAGAGAGGTAGGGGTGCGTATGTGAGATACATCTCtcagcatgacacacacacacacacacacacacagctgtccctGGTAGAGTGGTGTAGATAGACAAGGTGCTAACAGGTGCTCTGGCCCTGACCTTCACTGGGCTGATAACAGGTGACTTCCACCTCCCCCAGAAAGAGGAAGTATGTCATCATCACAAAGAGGATGGGGTCCGTTGGTCCCTTTGTATGCATGTCTCTAGTGGGTGCGTCTTAAGCTTTTACTTTGACTACATCAAGCCCAGATGTATTCTGATGTGTTTCAAAGACAGGATAAAGCCATTTGTTTCTGTTGTTATTCCTTATGGAAGCTCTCAGCTTTCAATGTCGTTTTAATTCCTGAATGATAATCTAAGCCATGCACTCCAGGTTACCACAGTGTTAATTATTGCCGTTGTTCTCTACAAtgatagagagaacagtctttccCATGCCATTTTTGTAAGATATAAACTTGTTTTGTGAAATTTATTCTTTCTAAACCAAAGATGTGCCTTCTTGCCTCAGCTGGTAGTTTTACCATTATGCATCAAACAGTCAGAACTGTGGGGAAGGAGGGGACCAAATGCCTTGTCTAAAATGTTTACGTCATAGAGGCACGGTTTCACAGCCCTGGCTGTAAAGAGGTGAATTTTACATTTCCTAAACCTTTTATGGTTTGCAGTGCGGTGTCCAGATTGTATGTAGTCTTATTTTttactgtgtttgtgtttttcactTCAATTTCAATTATTTCATAGCTGATGGATTTGCATTCAATAAAATAATTTATGTTTCTAAAAAGTATTGTTTTTACCTTCTTTTTTTTGAGGGAGAGTCTAGCACTACTTAATACAACAACCGTATATGCATGTTTGGTTGGAGACTGTTAATTGGAATAGGGCTCTCTTTCAACAACTGGAAATGTAGTCTGTTGGGAGTGAATGAGCAGTTTGAATTGCCCATTGTGACGTTTAGTGGGAGGCAGGTGTGCAGGTGAACACACTGAGTGATGGACAAGGACTACTGCGTACACCGGCTcaatgtctccatctctccacctgcCACCGCCTCCTGCAGCCACTGtgcaaacagtgtgtgtgtgtgtgtgtgtgtgtgaaagagagagtagatTTGTTGGCCAACATTCATCTAATTTAAACTTGTTCCAGGTCTGTATTTCCTTAGTTGAGGGAGTTGAAGCTCCTACTATGTAGCCCAGACAGTGAGTCAGAGTCTGTGTAGCCAGGAGAGTCTAAGTTCCCATGGTGCTCAGGGAGtgggtttcccaaaagcatcgtaGCACAAAGATCATCTTTCGTCCATTTAGTTGAAGTGGAATTAAGACCTTAGTGCtatgatgcttttgggaaacgTAGCCCAGGTCTGGTCACAGAGCAGCGAGGGTGCGTGGGCTGTTGCCGAGGGTGAGATGAGCTGTTCCACTCAGCCTCTCTGTCTGCTGGAGCTTCTAGCCGCACAGTTCTTAAACTCCAAATTTTCTTCTCAGTCAGGGAAATATTCACTGAGCAGGAGATAAGACTTCTGTGGCGAGCTCTAGACATTTGGTCATACTGCTGTGAGCTAACAACGAGTCCGATATGGATTGAGAGGTCTGGGAGGTGGATTAATAGTTCCGTCATTTGGTTGTTACCATTGCACCTTTGACATGGATGTTCTTATACAGCAGGCCTATTAAGTTCCAGCTGCTTGGAATTAATTCAGTGGTTTTAGGATGTAAATTGTTAGCGTGTCCTCAGGCGAGGGTGGCGGCTCAGCTAATAAAATCACACAGCATTGCAAGTTGAAGTGAGTAACGGTTTTAGTCAGATTATGCTCTCTAGTTAACTTATTAATACTACATTGGAATCACTCATTCTGCTGTATGAATAATGTCTCGGCAGTTGAACTTCTTTCTTGCCACAAAGCGTATATAGTAGGCCTACCATTTTGAAATCCAGCTACCAGTTGAACCCCCAACATATCATAACCCTCACCACACTCCAAGTTAGTGTATATATTAATCTTTTTTTTGGAAATTAAAACAGTACTTGCTCCCCCACTCACTCCTTTGGGAGATTAGAATGCCTGGTTCTGAAATGTGAGAACGTTTTCCTGCTGCACGCTTCCCAGTGCCAGAACACTCATTGTAATTTACCAAAGGGGCTGCTATTTATGCCATTAAGTGTTTAACATTCCAGAGCCCCACTGGGTTTGtgtattcttctctctctctccctgcctctggcTGTATATCtatttatgtatgtatatgtgttgAGTGTGAAGTGTCCCTGCAGAGAagcagcgctctctctctctcttcacaggaGGCTCAGCTCTCCTCCTCAGAGACAGGCCGGCAGGAAATGGGAGTTTACTTTGGCCTACTTCACCCAAAAAAGACAGGCTAGGAGCCGAGGAGCTCAAGTGCTAACCCTCACTGCTTACTGCCACTGCACCATATCCCATCCCCCCACTGTTCTCCACTGGTCCCACCCACGCCCGCTCCCAGGCCCAGTCCcagtcagggggagagagagacagcggccTTCAGTGCAGCAGCAGCCAGGGCTCACAGTGGGCTCAGGGCCTGGGATACAGGAAGGAGCTGTCAGCCTCCCATAAACACGACTCATCCTGCGCAGATGACACAGAGGGCTTGGGGGTAGCGCTCCCCGGCCACCCCGCTGCCAACCCGCAGTTTTACACTGTGTGCTGCTAAGTTCCAGACTTGTGGATTCCTACGGGGTTTTCCTTCAGGCGCCGGTCCCCGTCTGTGGTTATCTTCTCTGCATGTTTTCCTACACAGCAGTGAAGTACGCTGATTTCAGGAGGCCGTGGCGCTGTTCTCTCAATGTGGTGCCGTGCTGagaaatataaactcaacagcagagggaacggacTAAAAGTAGTAGTTCTCAGGAGGAAATGTAAAGTATAATTGAAATGTTTTCTGTTGATTGTCTTTTTAAAATGAACTAGGGTGTGTTGTACTTGCAATGAAGTTATAATCTCCTCCCCCACCCTCGTATCCTATATGAAGTCTTCATAATAGTCTCCTCTCTGCCTGTTGCCTGTGGAGAGGAAGCTCAGACCAACGAACTCACCCAGATGTGAAAATCTAGCCTGTTAAGTCTCCTCTGTCTGCAAATAGGCCAAGGACAACCACTGCATCTGGTAAATAAAGAACCCAACAACAGTAACACCACAAGTATGCCTAATGATGGATTTCATCAGGGTCTGGAGTCTGCCTGAGGCCAGGATTGGAGAGGTGGTTgagtggttgggggggggggggggggttgcatatTAAAGAGTAATGaatcacacactcagtcacaggGTCGCCGTGGATGAATGTGCTCTCTGTTTTCCTGGAGTCTGGAGTTTACTAACTGATGACGCAGGCTACACTTGATCAGAGACATGTGTTGCTGTGGACTCTGTGCCAGTGAGAagcaaggagagggggagaggtggaaggacGGATGGCGCCtaagccctctctctttctctcccccctggGTATTGCCTCACACTGATGCTTGTGAGATTGGGGAGGAGGGTTGTCCCGTCCCACTCTGGGAAAAATAAACCCAGCCTTTTAGGCCAGGACAGGAAACGAGATCTTCAGTGAGCGTCTTGACCTAACTCCATCAATTCCTTTACCATCCTCTTCTCCAAACACactcagggagagagaagggagattgAGGGTGAGAGAGTTTGTGTACATAACTAATATTGCCGAACAATTACTGAATTATATCCAAAAGGGAAGTTTTCATTGCCTGTTCAGCCTCACTTgaaccagtaaaaaaaaaaaaaacatttttaatttcTCCCCTTTTCCATGTCCAAAGACTTAAACCTTAACTTTTGCAATAAATGGACCCATTATCCCATATCAATAGTCACTTTATTCAGTTCCAAAAATTAGAAGTTTTTCCAGAATTTCAGTGGAAGGCAACCAAAGAAACATGTGATCCAcgggtgagagagaaagtgacttTGGGGATTGAAAAATGGACAAAAGAATAACTACTGTAGAAAAAAGGTAACATCCGCTGACTGTTTGCTTCTCCCCATGTGAGCTTTAAATTAAGATTTTAGTTACAGGAAAAATGCTTTGACCAGGGAAATTGACAACCCATCTCATGTCAGATTTCACTAAGGGGTCAGGATACTCTGACTTTACCCTCTATGAAGAATCAAGAATGATGAAATCCTGACTGCATAGTCATAGAAAGGGCTAAATGCTCTGAACATTGCAGATGTAACAGCGTGCCTTTGGTTCTGCCTCGAACAGGGATCGAACTAGTAACATTCTATATAGCAACACTTGTAACTCAAAGCCAACTGCCTTAGGTAACAGAgcaagatttgatttgatttttgatttgaagAGATGATTTGGTCCTTGATCAACTCCTTGATCAACAGTTGGCATTAGATCTCAGGGCGATGCCCCTGATGTACTCCAGCCAACATGCTACAAGCGAGTTTCACATCTACTACACAGACCGtatgaaatcaaatgttatttgtcacatgcttcgtaaacaggcgcggactaacagggaaatgcttactcaAACCAAGCACTTCCCAAAAATGCAGATGgaaagaaaatacagaaataatagaaaaagtaaaacacataataatagaagtaataataaatacacaatgagtaacgataacttggctatgtaCATGTGgtgccagtactgagtccatgtgcaggggtacaatgTAATTGAGGTATATATgtacgctgaacaaaaatataaacgcaacaatttcaaagatttgactaagttacagttcattttTGTTAAGTGTACATATActgtaactaggaataaagtgacagatagtaaacagtatcagcagcatatgtgatgagtcaaaaaagttaGTGAATAAAGGGTCAatacacaaaacaaaaatataaacatgcagtgttggtcccatgtttcatgagctgaaaatcccagaaatgttccatatgcacataaAACCTATTTTTCCCAAATGTTGTGCAAAAATATGTTTacctccctgttagtgaacatttcttctttgccaagcaGCCGATTAAATAACATGAacattgcacaggtgcaccttgtactgggaacaatttttgtcacacaacacaattccacagatgtctcaagttc
This is a stretch of genomic DNA from Oncorhynchus mykiss isolate Arlee chromosome 7, USDA_OmykA_1.1, whole genome shotgun sequence. It encodes these proteins:
- the LOC110527910 gene encoding protein snail homolog Sna; translated protein: MPRSFLVKKYFANKKPNYSELECQNATSLERYPLAELPAGDNNLAATCYTTGLVWDVSFLPALYVPTSPTDAPPTPGPLDLSSPSSLSSSASSSGEEDEGRTSDPPSPEPTDTYHPPQRPKRTGIKSHGALAEDERVAPVTAARPAFFCKHCPKEYTSLGALKMHIRSHTLPCVCPTCGKAFSRPWLLRGHIRTHTGERPFSCQHCNRAFADRSNLRAHLQTHAEVKKYQCGVCSRTFSRMSLLQKHSAVSCSTSSTA